AAGTAGGAAGGTACAGGCTCATCGTCAGAGGTGAAGCGCCGACGACCGTGGAATCACCGTTCGAAGACGTCACGATAGGCGTTCTCAATTCGGTAAAGGAAGTCGAAGAACTGGTCGACAGGAAAATCCTCGAAAATGATAAAATTATAAAGGACAGGTCCGAAAGCGAAGGCGTAGACATATACATTTCTACTTCTTCGGCCGGAGGCGGTCTTCAGATGATGGTCGCCGGAGTTGTCAAGAACATGACGGCCGAATCCGCGGCGAGAGCAGCCCTCGGAGCCGGCTCCATTGTCATGGACGTAATTGCAACGAACGACAAGCGCCTTCCGCACCAGAGGATAGAGAGAATAAGGAACCTCAGGCCGGACATGATACTTCTTTCCGGAGGCATTGACGGCGGGACGACAAAGCACGTCGCGGAACTCGCCGAGCTCATAGCCGCTGCAGATCCGAAACCCCGCTTCGGTTCGACTTTCAAACTTCCCGTCATATTCGCCGGAAACAAAGACGCCCGGGGGATGGTCGAGGAAAGACTTAAAGAAAAAACCGAACTTTTCATTGTCGACAACTTGCGCCCTATTCTCGAAAGAGAAAATTTAAAACCGGCGAGGGACAAAATACACGACCTTTTTATGGAGCACGTAATGGCACAGGCGCCGGGATACAGAAAACTGATGTCCTGGACCGACGTCAGCATAATGCCTACGCCGGGAGCCGTCGGTCTGCTTATTGAGACAGTGGCCAAACAGGAGAACATACAGGTCATAGGCGTCGACATAGGCGGCGCGACGACTGACGTATTCAGTGTTTTTGTAGACAAAACTGAAAAAAAACCCGTTTTCAACAGGACGGTATCGGCCAACCTCGGTATGTCGTATTCAATTTCCAACGTAATGGCTGAAGCCGGAATTCCAAACATAATGAGGTGGGTGCCGTTCAAGATGGACGAAAAAGACCTGAGGAACAGGATCCGCAACAAAATGATAAGACCGACGACGATACCCCAGACACTCGAAGAGTTGAAGGTCGAACAGGCCATTGCAAGAGAAGCGCTGAGGCTCGCATTCATCCAGCACAAATTCATGGCCGTCGGGTTAAAAGGAGTTCAGCAGGAGAGGACGATTTCCGACGCTTTCGATCAGGCGGCGACAGGAGTCTCTCTCGTCGACATGATGAATCTGAACATGCTCATAGGCTCCGGAGGGGTCCTGTCACACGCACCGAGAAGAGCCCAGTCGGCTCTGATGATGATAGACGCTTTCCTGCCTGAAGGAGTGACGTTGCTCGCGGTCGACTCGATATTCATGATGCCGCACCTTGGAGTCCTTTCGACGGTCCATCCGGAAGCGGCGACGGAGGTATTCGACAACGACTGTCTGATAAGATTAGGACACTGCATCGCACCGGTGGAGAAAAAGAAGAAAAAGCCGGGAGATTCATGTTTGCACATAAAATTCGAAAGCGGGAGGGAAGAATCCGTTGAATTCGGCACTCTCAAACTTTTTGAATTCCCGGAGGGCAAGAAGGAAAAAGCCGTGCTGTATCCCGACAGAAATTTTGACTTAGGCGCCGGCTTCGGGAAGGAAATAGAAACCGTCCTCGAAGGCGGAGTCGTCGGTCTGATAGTCGACACACGCGGAAGAAGACCTTTCGAGATAGCCAAGACTGACGAAGAACGCATAAATAAACTCAGCGCATGGAACAAAGCGCTCAACATATACCCGGACGAGAGGTGATTTATGGCACACGCGTACACACCCGGACTGATGGTGACGGAAAGAACCGTCCTGAGGAAAGAGAGAAGACTGCCTCTCAAAGGCAAAGTCGCGCTTGATAAAATTGGCACGGAGGTCA
This portion of the candidate division WOR-3 bacterium genome encodes:
- a CDS encoding glutamate mutase L; translation: MKPKEQIKTILATDCGSTTTKAILIQKDDKVGRYRLIVRGEAPTTVESPFEDVTIGVLNSVKEVEELVDRKILENDKIIKDRSESEGVDIYISTSSAGGGLQMMVAGVVKNMTAESAARAALGAGSIVMDVIATNDKRLPHQRIERIRNLRPDMILLSGGIDGGTTKHVAELAELIAAADPKPRFGSTFKLPVIFAGNKDARGMVEERLKEKTELFIVDNLRPILERENLKPARDKIHDLFMEHVMAQAPGYRKLMSWTDVSIMPTPGAVGLLIETVAKQENIQVIGVDIGGATTDVFSVFVDKTEKKPVFNRTVSANLGMSYSISNVMAEAGIPNIMRWVPFKMDEKDLRNRIRNKMIRPTTIPQTLEELKVEQAIAREALRLAFIQHKFMAVGLKGVQQERTISDAFDQAATGVSLVDMMNLNMLIGSGGVLSHAPRRAQSALMMIDAFLPEGVTLLAVDSIFMMPHLGVLSTVHPEAATEVFDNDCLIRLGHCIAPVEKKKKKPGDSCLHIKFESGREESVEFGTLKLFEFPEGKKEKAVLYPDRNFDLGAGFGKEIETVLEGGVVGLIVDTRGRRPFEIAKTDEERINKLSAWNKALNIYPDER